From the Limanda limanda chromosome 2, fLimLim1.1, whole genome shotgun sequence genome, one window contains:
- the LOC133024222 gene encoding Kv channel-interacting protein 2-like isoform X1 produces MKSRSQDQSLSDSTELDRSHDPLTGNPPYKSNKKTIKQRFLKLLPCFRSGNCFIPPSLRAGSIADDGEPSTVRYRPEGLDRLVQQTSFNKKELQVLYRGFKSECPSGVVNEETFKSIYSHFFPQGDSSMYAHFLFEAFDTNNNGAVNFEDFVISLSIILRGSTIDKLNWAFNLYDLNKDGCITREEMTDIMNSIYDMMGSYTYPNMRDCAPKDHVDSFFQKMDRNKDGVVTIDEFLETCQKDENIMQSMHMFDNVI; encoded by the exons GTAATCCTCCGTACAAATCCAATAAAAAGACCATAAAGCAGCGGTTCCTCAAACTGCTCCCCTGCTTTCGCTCTGG TAACTgtttcatccctccctccctccgtgcAGGAAGTATAGCTGATGATGGAGAACCGTCCACAGTGCGTTACCGACCGGAGGGGCTCGACCGGCTCGTACAGCAGACCAGCTTCAACAAGAAGGAGCTGCAGGTCCTTTACCGAGGATTCAAGAGC GAGTGTCCGAGCGGTGTGGTGAACGAAGAGACCTTTAAAAGCATCTACTCCCATTTCTTCCCTCAGGGAG ATTCCAGTATGTACGCACATTTCCTGTTTGAAGCTTTTGACACCAACAACAATGGAGCAGTTAACTTTGAG GACTTTGTTATCAGTCTGTCCATCATCTTGAGAGGCTCCACCATCGACAAACTCAACTGGGCTTTTAATCTGTACGATCTCAACAAGGACGGCTGCATCACCAGAGAG GAGATGACAGACATCATGAACTCCATCTATGACATGATGGGGAGCTATACGTACCCCAACATGAGGGACTGCGCCCCCAAGGATCATGTGGACAGTTTCTTCCAG AAAATGGACAGGAACAAAGACGGGGTGGTCACCATTGACGAGTTCCTGGAGACGTGTCAAAAG GATGAAAACATCATGCAGTCCATGCACATGTTTGATAACGTGATCTAA
- the LOC133024222 gene encoding Kv channel-interacting protein 2-like isoform X2, whose translation MKSRSQDQSLSDSTELDRSHDPLTGGNPPYKSNKKTIKQRFLKLLPCFRSGSSASDSPGNIADDGEPSTVRYRPEGLDRLVQQTSFNKKELQVLYRGFKSECPSGVVNEETFKSIYSHFFPQGDSSMYAHFLFEAFDTNNNGAVNFEDFVISLSIILRGSTIDKLNWAFNLYDLNKDGCITREEMTDIMNSIYDMMGSYTYPNMRDCAPKDHVDSFFQKMDRNKDGVVTIDEFLETCQKDENIMQSMHMFDNVI comes from the exons GTAATCCTCCGTACAAATCCAATAAAAAGACCATAAAGCAGCGGTTCCTCAAACTGCTCCCCTGCTTTCGCTCTGGGTCCAGCGCTTCAGACAGTCCAGGCAA TATAGCTGATGATGGAGAACCGTCCACAGTGCGTTACCGACCGGAGGGGCTCGACCGGCTCGTACAGCAGACCAGCTTCAACAAGAAGGAGCTGCAGGTCCTTTACCGAGGATTCAAGAGC GAGTGTCCGAGCGGTGTGGTGAACGAAGAGACCTTTAAAAGCATCTACTCCCATTTCTTCCCTCAGGGAG ATTCCAGTATGTACGCACATTTCCTGTTTGAAGCTTTTGACACCAACAACAATGGAGCAGTTAACTTTGAG GACTTTGTTATCAGTCTGTCCATCATCTTGAGAGGCTCCACCATCGACAAACTCAACTGGGCTTTTAATCTGTACGATCTCAACAAGGACGGCTGCATCACCAGAGAG GAGATGACAGACATCATGAACTCCATCTATGACATGATGGGGAGCTATACGTACCCCAACATGAGGGACTGCGCCCCCAAGGATCATGTGGACAGTTTCTTCCAG AAAATGGACAGGAACAAAGACGGGGTGGTCACCATTGACGAGTTCCTGGAGACGTGTCAAAAG GATGAAAACATCATGCAGTCCATGCACATGTTTGATAACGTGATCTAA
- the LOC133024222 gene encoding Kv channel-interacting protein 2-like isoform X3 — MKSRSQDQSLSDSTELDRSHDPLTGNPPYKSNKKTIKQRFLKLLPCFRSGSSASDSPGNIADDGEPSTVRYRPEGLDRLVQQTSFNKKELQVLYRGFKSECPSGVVNEETFKSIYSHFFPQGDSSMYAHFLFEAFDTNNNGAVNFEDFVISLSIILRGSTIDKLNWAFNLYDLNKDGCITREEMTDIMNSIYDMMGSYTYPNMRDCAPKDHVDSFFQKMDRNKDGVVTIDEFLETCQKDENIMQSMHMFDNVI, encoded by the exons GTAATCCTCCGTACAAATCCAATAAAAAGACCATAAAGCAGCGGTTCCTCAAACTGCTCCCCTGCTTTCGCTCTGGGTCCAGCGCTTCAGACAGTCCAGGCAA TATAGCTGATGATGGAGAACCGTCCACAGTGCGTTACCGACCGGAGGGGCTCGACCGGCTCGTACAGCAGACCAGCTTCAACAAGAAGGAGCTGCAGGTCCTTTACCGAGGATTCAAGAGC GAGTGTCCGAGCGGTGTGGTGAACGAAGAGACCTTTAAAAGCATCTACTCCCATTTCTTCCCTCAGGGAG ATTCCAGTATGTACGCACATTTCCTGTTTGAAGCTTTTGACACCAACAACAATGGAGCAGTTAACTTTGAG GACTTTGTTATCAGTCTGTCCATCATCTTGAGAGGCTCCACCATCGACAAACTCAACTGGGCTTTTAATCTGTACGATCTCAACAAGGACGGCTGCATCACCAGAGAG GAGATGACAGACATCATGAACTCCATCTATGACATGATGGGGAGCTATACGTACCCCAACATGAGGGACTGCGCCCCCAAGGATCATGTGGACAGTTTCTTCCAG AAAATGGACAGGAACAAAGACGGGGTGGTCACCATTGACGAGTTCCTGGAGACGTGTCAAAAG GATGAAAACATCATGCAGTCCATGCACATGTTTGATAACGTGATCTAA
- the LOC133024222 gene encoding Kv channel-interacting protein 2-like isoform X4 codes for MKSRSQDQSLSDSTELDRSHDPLTGNPPYKSNKKTIKQRFLKLLPCFRSGSSASDRSIADDGEPSTVRYRPEGLDRLVQQTSFNKKELQVLYRGFKSECPSGVVNEETFKSIYSHFFPQGDSSMYAHFLFEAFDTNNNGAVNFEDFVISLSIILRGSTIDKLNWAFNLYDLNKDGCITREEMTDIMNSIYDMMGSYTYPNMRDCAPKDHVDSFFQKMDRNKDGVVTIDEFLETCQKDENIMQSMHMFDNVI; via the exons GTAATCCTCCGTACAAATCCAATAAAAAGACCATAAAGCAGCGGTTCCTCAAACTGCTCCCCTGCTTTCGCTCTGGGTCCAGCGCTTCAGACA GAAGTATAGCTGATGATGGAGAACCGTCCACAGTGCGTTACCGACCGGAGGGGCTCGACCGGCTCGTACAGCAGACCAGCTTCAACAAGAAGGAGCTGCAGGTCCTTTACCGAGGATTCAAGAGC GAGTGTCCGAGCGGTGTGGTGAACGAAGAGACCTTTAAAAGCATCTACTCCCATTTCTTCCCTCAGGGAG ATTCCAGTATGTACGCACATTTCCTGTTTGAAGCTTTTGACACCAACAACAATGGAGCAGTTAACTTTGAG GACTTTGTTATCAGTCTGTCCATCATCTTGAGAGGCTCCACCATCGACAAACTCAACTGGGCTTTTAATCTGTACGATCTCAACAAGGACGGCTGCATCACCAGAGAG GAGATGACAGACATCATGAACTCCATCTATGACATGATGGGGAGCTATACGTACCCCAACATGAGGGACTGCGCCCCCAAGGATCATGTGGACAGTTTCTTCCAG AAAATGGACAGGAACAAAGACGGGGTGGTCACCATTGACGAGTTCCTGGAGACGTGTCAAAAG GATGAAAACATCATGCAGTCCATGCACATGTTTGATAACGTGATCTAA